The window AGAACAGGTGGTTCTTCACCAAGCTCAGGTTCTGAGCCCTGCAAGCGAAAACGGCGTCGTCTCTGGAAAATGGTTATGGCTTTGCGCTTTTTAATTTTTCCAGTTGATTTTAGTATTTACTGTTTCGGAATAGAACCTGTGTGGAAGACTATTATTATGATGGGTTGCTAAACAATGTCTAGTTTTATTTAGTTGTTATTGCTGAGATATTCTATTTGGGCACATCGGTTTTGTTTAATTTACCTGCAGATTTAGATTACGAGTTGTTCTTGTTTGTTGTGCGATTCGTTTAAAAATGTGGTTGATTTACTCCATGAGATTGTGGTTTAGGGTTTTGGAGATGTGGTTTGTGGATTTGTGGTTATTAGAGGAGCAGGATTTGCAAATTTCATGAGATAAATTATTATTATTGTATTGTGGTGTAGAGTAATTATTGCATTTGTTGATTGCATGGGTTTTGGGCTTTAGGCATCTTAAAACTGGTTTGCTCTATTGCAATGTATGAGTATTGTGGCAACTGTTTGTGCATTGCAAGTAGATTTTGGATTGAGGATTAGGGTTTTGTTGATGGTGTACTTTTGTTGAGCAGCTTAGGCTACTCTGACCATTACGGTTTTGTCTTCATGCCTCTCTTGGTTTACAAGATTGCCTGGATGAGGGGTGTTTTGTTCTTTTCATAGTTGTTAACTTTGGTTTCGAATTTCTCAACAATAATTAATAGTCAAAGTCAATCTGAGCTTGAGTTTCAGCATATAACTGGAGTTGTTAAGACTGGTAGTGATTTTATGTCCTGAAATGTTTGTGCTCGTTGGCTGAATTGATTTTAGTAGGAAACTGATACCGGTGTTGAAATTCACGAGTAAAGGATGTAGTTTTGCCAAGTTGAGTTCTTTTGGTCAGATATTGAATGGCATGATCATCTCCAGTCCCTATATTGTTAACAGTATATGTAACAAATGTGGTATTGTTACATACCTAGCTTGATATTGATTGGTTGAGAATACCTAGCTTGATATTGGTTGGCTGCGAATGCATATAACATGGAAGATGCATAATTCCTTATGAGATTGTGCTAATTGTACAACCTCCAATTGATTGGTGTTATGCCTTAGTTTTGTTGGATCATAGCAGGTTATTGTTGAATTGTTGTGTGACTTGAGACTATCTCATTTCTTGTCACTGTTGCAACCTTCTTTCGAGTTTTTTCCCTTTTCCGACAACTTCCTTTCAAGGTTCCTGCTATGTTTCTAAGATTGAAGTCTGACATTGATGTATTTTTGACACAAGTTAATCACAGTTGTATAGCGTTATGGTTTCTTGTCAAATTGTATTTTGTTTGACATCAATTTTTTGACTCGGAATTCCTATTGCTCCTTGGTCTTTGATTTTCTTTGGTGGATTGATAGCATCTTAATATTTCTGGTAACTATTCTAAGCTTAGGGTTAGCCAAGTGCGAGTCTGAACTGTTTTCATGTCCTTGATGTTTGTCTTGTTCCGTGTCAAACCTCAATTTTCTGGCATGCCCGGGATGTGCTCTGTATTCATCTTGCATTCTGTTGAATGGTAATGTTGGGTTCTTTTCATGTTCATTGTTGGAGGATAGGCGATGTGAGGTTCTACAGCCTGTTATTATACTGGATAATATCTGGGGCTAAGATTTGAGCTTGAATTGTCAAACAAGTAAAAATACAGAGGCCCTCACATGATTAGCCTGCAGTGTCAAAAGTGGTATGTGTGGAAACTGGAAAGTGAATGCGTAGACTTCGCATTTGGGTCCACCCGTTCATGACAAAAAATTTCCAAAAATGTCATTGGCGGACTGAGATTTTTTTGGCTATTATTGGCTAGCTATAATTTCCTCTCTTGCTCCTACAACTAGAATTCGGGGTTATACTACTTTGAAGTTTGAAGGGCAGCCCTTTGAAGTTTTGGAGTCATTGTTCCAAGTTTCTTGGTCTTGGCTTGCAGGAGGCTTGGTTTTGGAGTCATTGTTCCAAGTTTCTTTGAGGATAGACTACACCGACGTAGAAGATGGACTCGTAGGTCGGAACTATGAATTTTCCGTTACCGGCCCTATAGTAGTTGATACATGACTTTGTTTAGGGTACCTAATATATTCCCTCAGCAAGTGTAGGTTTTGATCTTTTGCTTGATAGGCTTCAAGTCATTGTAGAATGAAAACTGACATGGCCAGCAGCAATAATTAAACAAGGAATGATTGTCCAGAAAGAAAAAGAAAAAAAAACTTGAATTATTGGTGGTAGAACCAAAGCTTATGTTTAGGCCATGAAGGCAAGAACACCCTCAGATATTATTAAAACACCTCTAAGAAGGCGTTTTATCTGTGTAACGATTGAGAGCATTCTAGAGTTCCACACCCCTGTACCATTTTTCATATAAATCATCTTCAACCTTTCAAACAAGACTAAAAATAATCATCATCTTCTCCATGATAAGTGAGAAGAGAACCAGTTAACAATAACACATATCAACGTCAACACCCAAAGACAAGCCTCCCAAGTCCCCACCCCCCTTAAATCTTCCCAAAACAAAGTCCGAGAAACCAATGATAGCCAATTAAACAAACCCTCAAACCAATAATTAAACCAACTAATCCAGGGCTTATTCTCCCCTAAACCCCCCCAACACAACCAACGGACTTAACGACAACCCCAGACGTAGCACCACCACCACCACCACCTAACGACGACGTCGACGACAACCCCCCACACGTGCCAACTGACACGCACCACTCGAAAGTTGTCAAACTTTCCTTCTTTCTCTATTCCCAAACACAACACACCCTTCTCCCTTCTTCTTTCTCTTTCTCTCTGACACTCCATCTCTGCAAATCTCTCTGTAACAGCCTTTTGATTTGTCTCCATCCCCTCGAAGCTTTCCTCTTCCTCTATATTCTCTCTCTGCTCTCTTTCTCATCCCCAGTCATGCTTCAGAGCTTAGTCCCCCAATCCCCAATCGTCACCAACCCTAAAAACCCTACCTCGTCTTCTTCTTCCTCCATGAAGACCAAGCGCGTCGACCGCGACGACCCCGATTCCGCCGCCGATGACCCTTCCTCCTTCACCACCAAGCGCCCCACCTTCTCCCGCGAGCCGACGGCCGAGCCGGTCGAGCCCGTCGCCGAGGGCGAGTCGGCCGGGCTCAAACTCCTCGGCCTTCTCCTACAATGCGCCGAGTGCGTCGCCATGGATAACCTCCACGACGCGAGCGACCTCCTTCCGGAGATCTCCGAGCTGTCGTCGCCGTTCGGGTCCTCGCCGGAGCGCGTCGGCGCGTACTTCGCACACGCGCTGCAGACGCGCGTGATCAGCTCCTGCTTGGGGACCTACTCGCCTCTGACCACCAAAACCCTAACGGCGGCGCAGTCGCAGAGGATCTTCAACGCGCTCCAGTCGTACAACTCCATCAGCCCGCTAGTCAAGTTCTCTCATTTCACGGCGAACCAGGCGATTTTCCAGGCGCTGGAGGGGGAGGATCACGTCCACGTCATCGACTTGGATATAATGCAGGGGCTCCAGTGGCCAGGGTTGTTCCACATCCTGGCCTCCCGGTCAAAGAAGATCCGGTCAATGCGAATTACCGGGTTCGGATCCTCCACCGAGCTACTCGAGTCCACAGGCCGGAGGCTGGCGGACTTCGCGAGCTCCCTCGGCCTGCCCTTCGAGTTCCATCCGCTCGAGGGCAAAATCGGAAGCGTAGCGGAGCTGAGTCAACTTGGAATTAGGTCCTCCGAGGCCACGGTGGTGCACTGGATGCACCATTGCCTGTATGACGTGACGGGGAGTGACCTGGCGACGCTGAGGTCGTTGAGCCTGCTGCGGCCGAAGCTGATCACGGTGGTGGAGCAGGACCTGAGCCACAGCGGGAGCTTCTTAGGGCGGTTCGTGGAGGCGTTGCATTACTACAGCGCGTTGTTCGACGCGCTCGGGGACGGGTTGAATGCGGACAGCCTAGAGAGGCATATGGTGGAGCAGCAGCTGTTCGGGTGCGAGATAAGGAACATACTGGCCGTGGGTGGGCCCAAGAGGACTGGGGAGGTGAAGGTGGAGAGATGGGGGGAGGAGTTGAAGCGGGTCGGGTTCCGGCCCGTTTCTCTTGGCGGTAACCCGGCCGCCCAGGCCAGCTTGTTGCTTGGGATGTTCCCTTGGAAAGGGTACACGTTGGTGGAGGAGAATGGGTGCTTGAAATTGGGCTGGAAGGATCTTTCCTTGCTCACCGCCTCGGCCTGGCAGCCGTCCGATTGAATTACTTTGACTTCCCCTGGTCGATTATTTCGATACCATCAAGCAATGTTGGTAATTGGGGGCAAAGGGAATTTCATTTTCTTTTTTTGTTCCTTGTGTTTTCACTATGCTGTAATTCTTTGAAGAACTCAAAAACATGTAGTTAGTTTTTGTTCATTTTTTTAGATGAAGGCCCATTGTTCATGGGATCTTTCTATAGATGATGATATTCTAGTGAGAATCAAATGCATTCTTAGGTAGTTGCAATTGTTTAATTCATTAACAAAAGTTTATATTAAGGTTTGGCATTGTCATGGGGCTGATTGGGTGGGAAGTTGCAATCAAGATGGAAGAATATTTGGAAACTCAATAGAGAAAATGAAACAAAGACTTGTCCTGTTTGGTGTGCTCAATATAAACAAGACTTTAGGACATATTATTACGGAAATTTTCATGGTATTTTAAAGTATAACGTATTTTTTGAGTTCTCTTTTGTTTTTTGTTATCGTAGTGTAAAAGTCGAAGAAACCATTGATGTTACAAGTTACGAAAATTCTATAAGGACTCAAGTAGTCGAGAGTGTCTCTATAAGTTGAAGTTGTAGATGAGAGTTGATGAGGATTGAAGGCATTGAGTAAGTTGTTGGGTTGGTGTAGATTGGATGATTGCAAAGAGAGTCCAGCAGTGAAGACAAAAGAGTGCACATGTAGCTGTACTGAAGAAAACGAAAGCTTATCCTATTATGTCTGGTATTCAGATATCCTGCAGCTCCATTCTTTTCTCTTCAAGCAAATCCCACTATCAGAGACATAGTTCCTGATTTGCGATGAAATAGGGCATCTGTTGCTCAGTTCCTCCTGTTCATATCTGATGGTGACCTGAAAGCCTAAACCCCAATGTTAATGACAATGACAAAGGGCAAAGCTAAAAATCTAAATTTCAGATAAGAAGTTACTGAAGGATAAAAAGAAAGAGAAGTGGAATGTATTTTCGTTTTTACCCTCATGTTATGAGCATGTTTCCCAGTCACCTAACGAAGTCATAGATATACTGTTCTCATCGATCTCGCATGTTGATCAATGGAGTTCTAACAAAAATTTATCGTAATCCCGATATATGTTTGCCAATCAACATCTTAAGAGCACTCAGTTGTCAAGATTCAAGAATACACTTTCAAACAATATGTTATATTTGTTATTGATGATGTTTTTAAGATATTAGTATAAATTAAATCTTACCGACAAAGTAGTTATATCATTTTTTGCTCGATTAGGGAGATGATAAATTCATAGCTCTTGCACTACGTATTAATAATTTATTTAACAAGAATAAATATGAAACAGTTTAGTGAAACAAGAATAAATAAGTAGCTAGATACCATCAATTGTGTAATGATTACAAATTTTACAACATGATATAGTAGTAACATATTTCATCTCCTCTTTTTCTGTTTAGGAATAAATAAATTGCATTAATAACTAAAAAAAAAATTATACCGCATTAGAATTATTGTGGTCACTACACCACGGCCTCCATTTTTAAAGGTCCACAATTACGGGTTTGTTAACAAAAGCAACATGCACGAGCCAATTACACTAAACTCCTAACCATATGTTACACCAAAAAAGAGCTACACAATCTTGAGAGTAACGATGCAACCCCGCCACTAATAAAACAAGCAAATTTCCTTTATTAATCAACACCGTGTCTAAATATACCACTAGACCACGTGCAAAAACAATCCACTCTCATGTTGACAATTTGACAATATCAAAATTAAAACCGATGACCCCCAAGAATAACGTCACTGAAGTAACACACCGACCACCACAAGACACGTAACTTGTTCCACCAACGAGATTGGTAAACCATTTTGACTGCCACAATGCACCGCCATAGAGCCATCGACTAATCAAAGAACCACTATAAATCTATGAAACCACAAAATTGTTTTCGTTTTTGACGCCGCCGCAGAACGCTGCTTCAAAACTTTGAGGGTCTAACTCCGCTCCCATTCTAGATTGTGGCCGCCTTTGTACCACAAATGCAATCGCCTCCTTGTTGTGAAAGAAGCAAAAATCCCTGTCCTCTGTTAAGACACGCAACCTTTGAAGTCCAACACCACCAACAATCCATGGCAGCTTGTCTGGCCACAGCCAACCAACACCAACGAGGCCAGAAGCCAAAGTCGACACATTGGCGCCATCGAACAAGCTGAACAATGTTTTATTTTTCTTAAACCCTACCTACTATTTCTATGGAGCAAAAGAGACACACTAAAGTTTAGTAAGGTAAAGTTTTCACGTCTTTTCTTTATAATCAAATATTAGGAAATTCTACAATCTGTTAATATATTTTCTTTATAATCAAATACTAGGAAATTCTACAATGCATGTGTTAATGCATGACATGTATATAATTATCGTAAAGTTGTAAAATAAGTTATTAAAGTATTAATATAGTCTTTAAAGTGGTTACATGAGTCCTTAAGTGTGGTAATTATTCGTAGTTACTACATGAGTCCTTAAGCGGTAAAATGTGTTATTAAAGATTTAAAGTGGTAAAATGAGCCATTCAAGTTTTAGTAAAAGTTTTTTTGAAAGACATTAACACATCATAGCCCTGACCATACATATGTTGCTCATTTTCTATGTTCACATGCTACACTTTTCTATCTGATAAAACGAAAGAGACTATAGCAACAATCCCAATCCATTGTTATTTTCTTTTCAATTTATATTTCACAAAAGAAAAAAGAAATCTCAGTTATACAGTTTCATGTCATTTCAATTTCAAAAGCGACAGGAATACCATTGCTCTGAGTATTATGAGGCCGCTTAATACTCCTTGATGATGTAGTCTTTGTTTTTCATGAATGAATCATTCTGTAAAAAAAAGCGACGGGAATACCATTGATCTTACGAAATTTGAGTTTAGGGATAATGTAGGGTAATGCTCAGCGGTTAACGGGTAAAAGCGAAAATCGATTGAGAAAATGCTCACTACCTAAGCCTTTGGGCCACTTTTTAAGTTTCCTGGGCTTCAATTCTTAAAATTGGTGGGCCATTACACTTGTCTAGAACAGATAAACAAAACCAGGTTCTTTTGGTTTGGTCATGAGTAGAGAACTGGATCGAGCTCTTACGTTGCACGCTTGGGTCCTTCCCACGTATAAAAACAGAAACCCTTCTCCATTTCTCTGTTTGCCAAACGCACTCAAAAACGACTGAGAGCAAAATCACCAAAGACAAGTAAGTCATATCTTCCCTACTGAATTCAGATCACAATTCACAAACCTTTATCAGCTTTGTTTTGATTGCATGCTGCATTTTCTGGGTAGTCAACAATTGATCATCAAGTCTGTTAGAAATGTCATCTTTGGAGGGTTTTGAGCCCGTAGCTATTTCCCCACACAAACAAGACCCAGGATGGAAGCACTGTCAAATTTTTAGTAAAATTGGGGACCCAAAAGTTGAGGTGAAGAAGTGTTTATATTGTGGCAAAGTGTTCCAGGGTGGAGGGATTAGTAGGCTTAAATTTCACCTTGCTGGTAGAAAAGGAAATGGCCCTATTTGTGATCAGGTCCCTCCCGATGTTCGGGTTTCGATGCTGCAGAACTTGGATGAAAAAGTTGGAACTTCTAGGCAGAGAAAGAGTCAATTGGGTACGAACCTGAGTCATAGTTTTAGTGAATTAGGGAATGTGTTTGCTGAAAATGAGGATAGCAGATTGGTTGGAGGGTCCGATTTGGTGAGTCAGGAGGAAGATGTGGGAATGAGGGTTGATAATGGGATT of the Fragaria vesca subsp. vesca linkage group LG6, FraVesHawaii_1.0, whole genome shotgun sequence genome contains:
- the LOC101305679 gene encoding scarecrow-like protein 23-like; translation: MLQSLVPQSPIVTNPKNPTSSSSSSMKTKRVDRDDPDSAADDPSSFTTKRPTFSREPTAEPVEPVAEGESAGLKLLGLLLQCAECVAMDNLHDASDLLPEISELSSPFGSSPERVGAYFAHALQTRVISSCLGTYSPLTTKTLTAAQSQRIFNALQSYNSISPLVKFSHFTANQAIFQALEGEDHVHVIDLDIMQGLQWPGLFHILASRSKKIRSMRITGFGSSTELLESTGRRLADFASSLGLPFEFHPLEGKIGSVAELSQLGIRSSEATVVHWMHHCLYDVTGSDLATLRSLSLLRPKLITVVEQDLSHSGSFLGRFVEALHYYSALFDALGDGLNADSLERHMVEQQLFGCEIRNILAVGGPKRTGEVKVERWGEELKRVGFRPVSLGGNPAAQASLLLGMFPWKGYTLVEENGCLKLGWKDLSLLTASAWQPSD